Proteins encoded in a region of the bacterium genome:
- the accC gene encoding acetyl-CoA carboxylase biotin carboxylase subunit: MFRKILIANRGEIAIRIMRACRELGVRTVAVYSDADRSSPHTLYADEVINIGAPASRDSYLRMDKIITAAKRSGAEAIHPGYGFLSERAEFALAVAEAGIGFIGPTASAIAAMGSKTAARTRMKAVGVPVAPGVEEPVSDPKIALQIAKEIGFPLLIKAAHGGGGKGMRKVFRTDDLPNSLEAAMRESLAAFNSREVYLERFIENPHHIEFQILADKYGNVIHLGERECSIQRRHQKLIEESPSPFMTPELREVMGQAAVKAALAVNYENAGTIEFLVDAQRNFYFLEMNTRLQVEHPVTEFVTGIDIVKAQLQIAAGEPLPWKQEDVKQNGWAIEGRICSEDPLNQFLPSTGRIVHLRAPSGPGVRDDRGVNEGNEVTLHYDSLIAKLIVYGATRDEAIARMKRALDEYHIIGIKTTIPFLHCLMGHPVFVGGNYNTGFLENEIDQVSLTNRRSDVKKLVALATALYEQKRTGNLIDNSKISTQTPSERNGWKQTGRWDNLRKR; the protein is encoded by the coding sequence ATGTTTCGCAAAATCCTGATCGCAAATCGTGGTGAAATCGCCATCCGAATCATGCGTGCCTGTCGCGAGCTGGGCGTTCGAACGGTAGCGGTATATAGCGATGCCGACCGCAGTTCGCCGCATACGCTTTACGCCGATGAAGTGATAAACATTGGTGCCCCGGCTTCGCGCGATTCGTATTTGCGAATGGACAAAATAATAACCGCCGCTAAGCGAAGCGGGGCAGAAGCAATCCATCCGGGTTATGGATTTTTATCGGAGCGTGCGGAGTTTGCGTTGGCGGTCGCCGAAGCCGGCATCGGTTTCATCGGCCCAACCGCCTCGGCAATCGCCGCAATGGGATCGAAAACTGCTGCCCGAACCCGAATGAAAGCGGTTGGTGTACCGGTCGCACCTGGAGTCGAAGAACCAGTGTCCGATCCGAAAATCGCGCTGCAAATCGCAAAGGAAATCGGTTTCCCGCTCCTGATCAAAGCTGCCCACGGCGGCGGTGGCAAGGGAATGCGGAAAGTGTTTCGCACCGATGATTTGCCGAACTCACTCGAAGCGGCAATGCGCGAGTCGCTTGCCGCCTTTAACTCCCGGGAAGTCTATCTCGAACGATTCATCGAAAATCCGCATCATATCGAGTTTCAAATTCTCGCCGACAAGTATGGCAATGTGATTCATTTGGGTGAGCGCGAGTGTTCTATCCAACGCCGTCACCAGAAATTGATTGAAGAATCACCCTCGCCGTTTATGACGCCGGAACTCCGAGAAGTAATGGGACAAGCGGCGGTCAAAGCGGCGCTGGCGGTGAATTATGAAAATGCCGGCACCATCGAATTTCTCGTCGATGCCCAACGCAATTTCTACTTTTTAGAAATGAATACCCGCTTGCAAGTTGAGCATCCCGTGACCGAATTCGTTACCGGCATCGATATTGTCAAAGCTCAGTTACAGATTGCCGCCGGTGAACCACTGCCATGGAAACAGGAAGATGTTAAACAGAACGGTTGGGCGATTGAAGGGCGGATTTGCAGCGAAGACCCGTTAAACCAGTTTCTCCCTTCGACCGGTCGCATCGTCCATCTCCGTGCCCCATCCGGTCCCGGGGTGCGAGATGATCGTGGTGTCAACGAAGGCAATGAAGTCACCTTGCATTACGATTCGTTGATTGCAAAACTGATTGTTTACGGCGCGACGCGCGACGAAGCGATTGCCCGGATGAAACGAGCCTTGGATGAGTATCATATCATCGGAATTAAAACCACGATTCCGTTTCTACACTGTTTAATGGGACATCCGGTGTTTGTTGGTGGCAATTACAATACAGGTTTTCTTGAAAATGAGATTGATCAGGTTTCGCTCACCAATCGCCGTAGCGACGTAAAGAAATTAGTCGCATTGGCAACCGCGTTGTACGAACAAAAACGCACGGGGAATCTCATCGACAACTCAAAGAT
- a CDS encoding secondary thiamine-phosphate synthase enzyme YjbQ — MATSAKEVKILHELVPVETKGDTDIIDITTDIQRIVQKTDVEAGMLVASVNGSTASLTTIEFEPGLVKDFKAALERLFPKSMAYAHDAAWGDGNGYAHIRASMIGSSVTVPIHRSKLQLGTWQQIVLIDFDNRPRHRDLFIQIVGQ, encoded by the coding sequence ATGGCAACATCAGCAAAGGAAGTGAAAATCCTTCACGAGCTGGTGCCGGTGGAAACCAAAGGCGATACCGATATCATCGATATCACAACCGATATCCAACGAATCGTACAAAAAACCGATGTTGAAGCGGGGATGCTTGTCGCTAGTGTCAACGGCTCGACCGCGTCGCTTACAACCATCGAATTTGAACCGGGACTGGTGAAAGACTTCAAAGCGGCATTAGAGCGGTTGTTTCCGAAAAGTATGGCTTATGCCCACGATGCGGCATGGGGAGACGGCAACGGCTATGCCCACATACGCGCCAGTATGATCGGCAGTTCCGTTACTGTTCCAATCCATCGTAGCAAACTACAACTTGGAACCTGGCAGCAAATCGTATTGATCGATTTCGATAATCGACCCCGACATCGCGATTTGTTTATTCAAATAGTCGGCCAATAA